The following are encoded in a window of Ricinus communis isolate WT05 ecotype wild-type chromosome 4, ASM1957865v1, whole genome shotgun sequence genomic DNA:
- the LOC8269222 gene encoding protein transport protein Sec61 subunit gamma — protein MDALDNVFDPLRDFAKDSVRLVKRCHKPDRKEFTKVAFRTAIGFVVMGFVGFFVKLIFIPINNIIVGSG, from the exons ATGGATGCCTTAGATAACGTGTTTGATCCTCTCAGAGATTTCGCCAAGGACAGTGTCCGCCTCGTTAAGAGGTGCCACAAACCCGATCGCAAAG AATTCACGAAGGTCGCGTTCCGTACTGCAATCGGTTTCGTGGTGATGGGATTCGTCGGATTCTTCGTGAAGCTGATCTTTATCCCGATCAACAACATCATCGTCGGTTCTGGTTGA